Genomic window (Paenibacillus sp. 37):
ATACCGTATTTGTGGTGGGACATGGTATTGGCACATTGCCAACCTACTTGTCTGATCGTCAGGTAAAAGTAGCTGAGCTTGACGCAGAGGTCGTGGAGTTGAGTCAAACTTTTTTTGGATATGAGGGAAGTCCTGTGCTCATCGGGGATGGTCGTGAATTATTAGGCCAAGAACCCGCTGCGACATATGATTATATTATTATTGATGCCTTTACGGCAACGGGTACACCCGAGCAGTTTATATCCAGTGATTTTTTTGCCATGGTCAAGGACAAGCTGGACTCGGACGGAGCTGTGATCCTTAATGTGTTTGGGCGTGCGGGCAACGATCGGCTTGTCAATGCGATCTATACGACACTTCAGGCACAGTTTGCCTATACACGTGCATTTGCATTACCTACAGAAACAGCGGATGAAGTCCAGAATCGAATTTTAATGGGCAGTCATCACCCAATCGAATTTCAGGTTTGTCACATGGCAGGGTTTGTTGAACAAGAACCAGAAGAAGGATATATCATTGTCGATTAGGGCGATCCTGAGCAGTGATTCTTCCAGGGAAAGTAAAATGTCATTAAATCGTCAATCTTACGATGTAATTGTTAAGATTTCTCAAACTCTTTATTTGATCTTAACAACTTTTGTATAAGATAGAAGGAATATGCCTTTTCATGAAAATCCGGGGGAAGTAAACGATGATTGCACAGATCAAGAGATCTAGGTTACGAAAAAAAATAAAAAACATCAAGAAGATCAGCCTCACGGCTTTACTCGGCGGGTTGGTCACTATATCAGTTATAATGACATTGACCCTCATGGTCATCTCATCTTATACATCTCAGAAACAGTCACTCATTGATAACACCCTTTCGCTAAACTATGCAAGCGCTGTGCAAATGAGCCAAACGCTGGATTCGCTTTTTTATTCCATGCAGGAGAGCTTGAAATATGCAGCTCAATATTTCCCGGATATGGATCACGCCAATACAAAAGAGTTGAATTCCACATTGGATTTGGTTCGCAATAGTAGTAATTTTTTTAATTCCGTTTCTTTGGTAAATAAAGCGGGGGTAGTCAGGTCTACCTCACCTTACTCACAGGCTAGTGTAGGTCACCATGTTAGTTCCAATGCAGCAAAAGAAGCGGTTAAATTGAGGGCTTCGTATATCTCCGAAGCGTACCAGACACCCAGAACCAAACGCAGAATTGTATTTGTCAGTGAACCGATCTTTGATTCGGCAGGGGAGTATCAAGGAACAATCGGTGGAAATATCTTTTTGCAGGAAAATAATATATTGAGTCTGTCTTTTGGTAGTCAGCTCAAGACAAGTAATGGTTCCTACTTTTTTATTGTGGATAAGAAGGGCACTTTGTTATTTCATCCAAACACCAACCGAATTGGTGAAAATGTCAGTAAAAATGAAGTGGTGCAAAAGCTGTTGGCAAACGAGAACGGTAAAGAACAATACAAAAACCTGGCAGGTGTGGATTCGCTTGCAGGTTATTACAAAGTTCCATCAACAGACTGGGGCGTCGTAATCGTGTCTCCAACCCAAACGGTGTACGATCAGTTGAATCATCATATCCGTATGTTGTTACTGTACACTTCAGTGCCTTTCCTGATCCTGACCCTTATTGTGGTTCGGGTTGCACGCAAGCTGGCCAGTCCTTTTGCTATGCTCGCTGATTTGGTGAATCAGGTCGATAAGGGACAAGTGGATCTACCTGTGATGAAGCCTCATTGGAATAGAGAGGCAGACCTTCTAACGAGAGCAGTTGTTGGCGCATTGGCGAACTTTAGGAAACAGACAAACCAGCTTGTCTATGATGCCAGAACCGATGTTTTAACAGGCATGAACAATCGCAGAACCTTCGAAGAAGTCATCCAGGAATGGATTCAGGATGAGGTGCCATTCTCCATTATTGTTCTGGATATCGACCGCTTCAAGTCCATTAATGATACATTCGGGCATCATGCTGGGGATGAAGTATTGAAACACATTGCCAATATCATTCAATTGTCTGTTCGACCAGAAGATGTCTGCGCCCGGTTTGGTGGAGAGGAATTTGTAGTCTTGTTAAGAAATTCCGAGTCTAACGTGGCTTTTGAGATTGCTGAACGTATCCGAATAACGGTCGAAGAAAGCATATTGCCTATAGATCGTTCCGTCACCATCTCGGCTGGAATTGCTGAATATCCGAAGCACTCCACAACTTCCACAGAACTATTTCACTTGGCGGATAATGCATTGTATCAAGCGAAGGAAGACGGACGTAACCGTACGGTTACGATCCAGACGGTTATTAAATAAGCAAGCAAAGAAGCTGTTCCCTAAAAACTAGGGACAGCTTCTTTTGTGTTTTATACCTCTTGTGAGGATCTGGCCAGAACCTCATTTGTATACGTTTCTCCCCAATCTCGCATGCTGAAGATAATCGGCCGTAACGTTTCACCAAATGGTGTGAGGGAATACTCCACTTTAGGTGGAATCTGGGGGTATATTTCACGATGAACAATTCCGCTGCTTTCCAACTCTCGAAGTTGCAGGGTGAGCATACGCTGGGTGATTTCAGGAAACAATTTTCGGATCTCGTTAAATCTCAAAGGCCCGGAGAATAAATGATACAAAATGGCACCTTTCCATTTGCCTCCGATCACACTGAGGGTAACTTCCACGGAACAGCCGTATGGCGCGGGACATAGCTTGGTAGCGTCCTTTTTCATTATAAGTACACCTCCACTTTAGGGTGATTTTCTATGGTATCTATTTGGGTGGTTATATTTCATAAAGTACGTATAGTTCATGAAAGAGCATATCACTTATGATGCAGATTATAAACCCTAATTGTAGTCGAAGGCAGATGTGTTGATGTCTATAAGATAAAAAAGAGCCCCGGTTTCAGGCTCTTCTCTGGATGTATAAAATATGAGGATGAGCGTATATACGCTACTTCAGTGACGATAGAATGGAGTCACATAGAGCCATCGTTGCAATATTATCCTTGGCGCTGGAATGTGGGACAGTCTGATTCTGGCAACACGCGATAAAGTGCACCATTTCACCAACAAACCCGCGTAGATAAAGGTCGCGAGAAGCTCCTGACATAGGAGATCCGGAAGGTGTATATACAGTATCTTGCTCCTCGAGAGATTTCCAGGGAAGGCTGGTCGATCTTCGGGATTGATGGACAGTAAGTGTGTTGATATCTTCAGCTGACGCAAATCCGTTGTCAAAGGTGACGAGTACACTTTCACTCTCCCGTGACCAAGCGCTCATGCCGGTAAAATAAGCGCTGCCTACTACGTTATTCTCAAAAACAAGGGAAATGCTTTGATTAATGTGTTCCCCATCCTTCACGGTTGTGCCTGTAACCTGTATTACTTCTCCGAATAAGTAACGCATCAGATCGACCATATGTATGGCAGCGAGCTTCATGAACTGTTCCTCATCCTTGCAAAATGGGGTGCTGTCTACAGCGAATTTCATCTGGAATGAACGTACCTTACCTAGCGAACCACTATCAATGAGCTCCTTCAGCTTCATGTATACGGGAGCATAACGTTTCATAAAACCGACCATGACAACGACGCCGCCTTGCTCGGCAGCCTCTGCTACAGCTGCGGCTTCCGCTGCATTCCATCCGAGTGGCTTATCCACGTATACATTCTTACCAGCTCGAATGCATTCAAGGACAAGAGCGGTCTGATCAACAGGCTGGGCGACCACCACGACTCCGTCACAAGTTTCCTGTTGTAACATAAGCCCAGCGTTATCATACGCTTTTCCGTTGCTGCCAAATCGCAGCAGAGCTGCTTCAGAGCGTTCCATACTGCGTGTGGCAATGGCCTGGATCTGCGCTCCGGCTTCAACAACAGAAGGGTAAATATTCGTGGATGCATGTAACCCGGCACCGATAAAGCACAGATGGGTTGTTTTCAAGGTGGATCTCTCCTTCATTTTTGCATTTGTATGGATGGTATATTTGTTTAATGCTACGATAGGGTGTTTGAAGTTGAGAAAAAAGGACATATGTCCTATTCTTGAATGAATAAAAAAGAAGTTGCATTTTTATTTTGGAGCATGTATACTCTGAATTACGGTAAAACAAGGAATTGCTTCACCGGAATGCTTTTCATCGATGGATGAGGAGATACATATTATGCGGTCGTGGCGGAATTGGCAGACGCGCACGGTTCAGGTCCGTGTGGGCTAACCCCCCGTGGAGGTTCGAGTCCTCTCGACCGCATCTAACCAAAAAAGGTTCGTGAGTTGCTCTAGGGCAACTCACGAACCTTTTTTGGTTTTGTGGATCATTCGTGTGAAGCCTGCATTTTGCTATCAGCATGCTAATGCTAATGTTGCCGCTGGCGCAGAATGACTGCCGTGATGATCCCGGCAATGGCTCCTGCAATACCAAATAGCGTAACACTGGCAACCACTTCAACCGACTGGAGACGAAACAAAAAAGCGATACCACTGCCAAAAGTGGTTCCGGCCAGAAATCCGAGCGAAATTCCTAATTCTTTCGTTAATTTCATTGCTTCACCTACTTGGAAATGTGAGATATGGATTTGCAAATATTGGGTATAGGCAGTAAAGTGTGATCAGGAAAATCATCACATTTTATTTCCTTTTTTATCTTGTGGTTTTAACCCGTTAATTATGCATGATATCTCATATGGGAGGGTAAGAGCGAATGAATATGAACGAACGAATTGCAGCATGGAATGAGGAAGCACAGCAGTGTGCTTGCGGTCATCAACACCGGGTGGTGGATATGCTGATTCATCTGGAAGCTGGGGCCATTCAGAGGTTACCGGGTTATTTGTCTGAGCAAGGATATCGTCAGGTGACGGTTGTTTATGATCGACATACGTTTCAGGCGGCCGGATCTGATGTGCTGAGCAGTGTTCGCGAAGCGGGAATACATGTGGATGAGATCGCTCTGCCGGAAAATCGTGCGGGTGATATCATTGCGGATGAAGCAGCTATTGTACAGGTCATGTTGGGTGTGAAACTGGAAAGTCAGGCTGTAATTGCGGTGGGTTCAGGTACCATTCATGATCTGGTGAGATTTGTTTGTTCCAAAATGAACAAGCCCTTTCTGTCCATACCGACAGCGGCTTCAGTGGATGGGTTTACCTCTGCGGGTGCACCCTTAATTGTAAGCGGCGTCAAACAAACATTTCAGGCTGTTCCGCCAGAGGCTATCTTTGCCGATCTGGATATTCTGGAGCAAGCCCCGCAAGTGATGACAGCTGCCGGATTCGGAGATATGCTTGGTAAATATACTTCACTTGCAGACTGGATTGTTTCTCGTGAACTGGGCGGAGAACCGTTCTGTCCAGTTGCTTATCGGATGACAGAAGAAGCGCTGAATACCTGCATAGATCATGTACAAGCTATTGCGGAGGGGCGAGCAGAGGGAGTAGCTGTGTTAATGGACGCATTAATTGTTTCCGGTATCTCCATGCTGATCATTGACCATTCCCGTCCGGCATCCGGAGGTGAGCATCATCTATCTCACATCTTGGAGATGGATCTGATGCAAGCGGGAGAAAGACCGGTTCTGCATGGTGCCAAAGTTGGCGTAGCTTGTGCATTGCTTACGGTGAAATATAAAGAACTTGCACAGACATCGGGTGAACCGGTGTTTGGGATATATGACCAATTGCCGGAGGCCTCTCAGCTCATTGCATGGTTGGAACAAGTAGGTGGACCTGTGACTACTGAGCAACTCGGTGTAACCCCGGAGATGGTGGAACATGCATTCAACACAGCGCATACGCTTCGTCCTCGATATACCGGATTGAGATATATCAATGAAGTGTTGAACACGAGGTTAGGATGACCTTTTAGAGAAGATGGTCATGACGAAATGCATAAACTTAGCTTGTAGCCGGCTGTGATGGCTCTTTTTGGGAGCAAAAAACGAAAAAGGGTAGGTTATCTGACATTTCTGATGGAATAGCCAGAACAGTGCTTCAAGTCCGAGAGAGAAGGCATGCATTTTATTTTAAAAAAGGCTCTGGCCTCCCTATGGGGAGATCAGAGCCTTTTGGCTGTTCGCTTATTTAGTTGTTGCGACGATCTTTCAAGATGACATCTGCGAACAAAATAGTTTTCGGTATACGGAAAAATTGCTCCGCTTGTTCCTGAAACGCAGCAGAAGGCAGTGTTCCCTGATGCAGCCATTTGCGGAAAGTGCCGGGATGAACCCCGATCCAGTGGCTGACATCTGTCACCGACAGATCATGGACCATACACAAGCCTGTCAAAATACGGTTACTAACCGGAGAACGGGTCACCGTACGCTTCATGAAGCGAGATGACTCGGGTTGACATATGACAGGGCTATTACGCACAACTTCTTCATTGAAGAGAATATGACGCGGGTAGCCGAGTAATTGGCAAGTCTTGTCCAGATTGGTACTGCCGGGTATCCGTCCTTCATATACCCACGCACTGACACTGCGTGAAGAGATGGAGAGGTCTTCAGCAAGCTGGGACAACTTGATATCATTGGCCATCAGCACGGCAAGAAGAACACGATTGCGGATTTGACAGCGTGTCGGTTTTCGGAATCGTTTAACACGGACGCCTTTTCCCAAGTATTTACGGTTGATCAGAGACCACGCCTGGATGGAATGTTGTTCTGGTTGATTAGGCATATTTCCTCCGATTTTTTTTAACCAAATACTACAATAAACAACGGGGTACTTTCAAGTGCCGGGACTACCGGTTACAAATGCGTCAATGCGTGAATTCACGATAAAGAGGGAACTACGAACTAGACCATGCGCAATTCACATCCTAGTATATTCCTAGATTACAATGTTTCACTAAAAATGAAGGGAGAAATTGAACAGGAATAAAAATAATATAGTTCTAATTACTTATTACTAGGTCTAAAGAACTTTTATCTGTTTTTTGTTGATATGATGCGGTTTATTTCCCTGAATTCCCCAAAAGCATGTGATTTTCGTTCTCCTGTTGCGAAGAGGATGTGCACAAATCTGAAATGATAAATCCGCATGTTCAGCATGACATGTGACCTGTCAAATCTCTTACTTTTACATATATTGTATGATACTCAAGTGTAAGGGAGAGGTGAGGAACGTGCATCTATCTGTGAATACCTTTGCTGTCATCTCGGGAGCATTTGTTACGTTTGCTTTTGGCGGATGGGATCAATTGCTGAGCCTGCTCGCGGTCGCGATGGCTGTGGATTATGTAACAGGTTTGGCAGCGGCGGTAAGAACAGGTGCCGGGTTGAATAGCAACATTGGATTCTGGGGGATTGCTCGCAAAGGGCTCATGCTGACGGTTGTTTTGCTTGCTCATCGAATTGATCTGATCATGGGAACCGATTTTATCAAAGGCGGAGCTATTTATTTCTATCTGGTGAATGAACTCATTTCGATTACCGAGAATTATGCCAAAATCGGTCTTCCATTGCCTGCAAAGCTCAGACAGGCCATTGCAGTGTTGAAGAAACAGGAGGATCAGGAGTATCTGGCGAATCGTGAATGGTCCAAACCGCAGCCAACCCCGGACAACATCAAGCAGCAGGCTGAAACAGGACAAACTTTGCAGGATGACTCCGCGAAACAGACGATGGATGGATTGCAAAAGAAATCCGAATCGAAGGGAAACGGTTCGGATTAGTTTTTCTTATCAAGAGAACGTTTCCAAGTATCCTTTCGTAATAGAGAACGTTATGATATATTTTGGATACATGAAAATTCATTCATTTCTACTATTATATTAAACGAGGTGTTTGCCCAGATGATAAAACATATTGTCCTGTTCAAAATGAAAGATCGCTCAGCAGAAAGTATTGAAGCTGCAGCTCAGGTGCTTCGCAATCTGGAAGGTAAAATTGATGTCCTGGTTTCACTTGAAATCGGGATTGATGTGCTTCGCTCGGAGAGATCGTTCGACATTTCACTCACAGCGGAGTTTGCTTCACTGGAGGATCTCCAGGCGTATCAGGTACACCCGCTTCATCAGGAAGTTATCAAGTACATGAACGAAGTCAGAGAACAGTCAATTGCAGTGGACTACGAAATCTGATCTGTCATTCAAACTACGTTGAGATAAAGGGGACTCTGCATGAGCGATTTAAGAGACGTTATGGAATTTCTATATATTTTTGTTGTGTTTCTAATCGCTTGTCCTGTGATGATATTCTGGCTTAAGCGAAGAGGGAAACGGAACCGATAACTCACTGAACGGGAAGTGAACGAATGTATTATGTGAACAGAGAACAGATTGCCCGCCGGCTTGCTGCTGTACCGGAAGTAGCTGAAGGGCTTCGCGGGGCAGCAGAAGCTTGGGACGGCAGTCTCATGCTGGGGATGGTACAGGAACGGTGTCTTCACCTGGCGATCGAGATTGTTACCGATGTGGGAAGTTATCTAATTGACGGTTTCATCATGAGAGATGCGAGCAGCTATGATGATATTATTCAGATTAATTATGAAGAAAAGGTTTTTGATAATCCGACCTATGAGATATTGCGTCAGCTTGTCACGTTACGCAAGCCACTGGTGCAGGATTATTACACTTGGGAGCGGTCTGGGCTCCATCCGCTTAGCGTAGAGTTGCCGAGTATACTTGAACATTTTACTACTCAGGTTAGCGCCTACGTGGAAAAAGAACTTGGTCCTTTCAATACGGCACAGGCCGAGGGACAGCGTAAGGAATGAGGGAAATCGCATGACAAATGAATCAAAAGAATTCAATGAAGCAAATACTGAAAGTAAAGAAACAAATGAATCACCGTCCGGATTCCATCCGGTGTATATGGTTGAACTTTTGTTCCGGGAACGTCCAGAGGTGAATCGCCTGCGTTTGCAGGAAGCAATGATTCGCCATACAGGACAAGTCCGACTGGATGTGAAACAAGAGAGCGGAGGGCAAAAGCATGAGATGCTTGTCTTCTATCATCTGGACCATAAGGTATCCTTCCAGGAAGGGGATATCCCTGCTCAGACTTGCATGCTTCCTGTGAATGAAATCGCAGATCGTGCTCGCTTTGGCGGTGCTCTGCAACAAGCATGGCATTGGCCTGAAGTGGGACAGGTTGTAGAAGCTTCGCAGTACTCCATCCGGATACATGATATGTTCACGGCTGCCATGCCTCGTAAGCAGCGCCTGGAGCTGTTTCAAAAGACTGTACTGGCAATCATGGAAAGTATGACCTGTGACGCGCTGTATTGGTATGGCAGTGACAAGCTCGTTGAACCGGAAGCATATACGCAAGCTCAGGAACGTGAGGAACATCTGTATGCAGCCATGAACGTTCGAATGTATCAAGCCGGAGGTACAGAGGAACAGCGCGGGTTGGTCATGGATACCGTGGGATTATCTGCGCTGGGTGTACCTGATGTCCAGTGTCACTTCGTCGGTCTTGATCCGGATACGGTGGCTCAGACCTTACTGGGTGCAGCGTATTACATATTTGATCAGGGGGATGTTCTGCAAGATGGACAGACGCTGGGTTCTTCAGGTGGACGTCGCTGGCGGTGTGAACATCAGGCGGCATTGATTGCACCGGGACGTTATGTGATTGATTTGGACCCGGGGGATGAGCATGCTGCGGCTGATCTCGAGCCGGCTCGTCAGAACTGAGTTTAAGTCAAGTCATCTGCATCCATTCAAAAATGGCGTTCAGATTATTTTTAACATCTGGAGTGTCAAGCCAAGCCTGTGCTGCTTATAATGCATCAACAGAGTAGGCATTCGCCCGGATGGCTGAGCGACAGACCGTTGCTTCTGATCCGGTACTTAAACAATAGTAAAGGGAGAGATGTGACGTGAAGGATTCTAACAAAAGTTTGTTGTGGGGAGCTCTTATTGGCTCCGTGGTTGGTTCAGTAACGGCATTATTGCTGGCACCAAAATCGGGACGTGAACTTCGTCAGGATATTACAGAAGGTGCTCGTCAGGTATCGGAAAAAGGTCAGGAACTGGCTGGTATCGTGGGAGAACAAAGTTCACAGATTGTATCCAAAGTTAAAGAGACCGCAGATGTTGTGATTCAGGATATTCAATCCTGGCGCAATTGCGCTGAAGGAAAAGAAATTCGCATATCGGCAGCCATTGTTGATAACGAGATTGATAAAGCAGCTGATGAACCCGGAATTGACATTGTAGCGAAGCTTCCTGCGGATGAGTCCAAGGACGACAACTAAGCAAAGCTTGATAAGCAGGCTTTCCTCTATTTAGAGGAGAGCCTGCTTTGTTGCGTGTCCACACATAGGTGACGTAGCGCGGGGATTTAATTTGAACCCTGCGATGAAATCGGGTAAGATGTAGGTACCTTTTTGCCGGAATGTTCATACGGTAGGAAGAAAGCTCTGGGAAACAAACGTTTTGAGAATTAATTCAATGAAGAAGGAAGCGGTGTGTTCGTGCAGCAAGCAATCGCTATATTAGACTCCGGTGTGGGGGGATTGACCGTCGCCAAGGAAGTGATGCGTCAGCTCCCGCG
Coding sequences:
- a CDS encoding spermidine synthase, whose product is MSKRLKRLKGERLVRVLYRNKSEQHELTVYDTKKLYGEKGQFRVLEFSNAAVQGAMDLDEPNRMVLEYPRAMVHLMERNDPKFDTVFVVGHGIGTLPTYLSDRQVKVAELDAEVVELSQTFFGYEGSPVLIGDGRELLGQEPAATYDYIIIDAFTATGTPEQFISSDFFAMVKDKLDSDGAVILNVFGRAGNDRLVNAIYTTLQAQFAYTRAFALPTETADEVQNRILMGSHHPIEFQVCHMAGFVEQEPEEGYIIVD
- a CDS encoding sensor domain-containing diguanylate cyclase: MTLTLMVISSYTSQKQSLIDNTLSLNYASAVQMSQTLDSLFYSMQESLKYAAQYFPDMDHANTKELNSTLDLVRNSSNFFNSVSLVNKAGVVRSTSPYSQASVGHHVSSNAAKEAVKLRASYISEAYQTPRTKRRIVFVSEPIFDSAGEYQGTIGGNIFLQENNILSLSFGSQLKTSNGSYFFIVDKKGTLLFHPNTNRIGENVSKNEVVQKLLANENGKEQYKNLAGVDSLAGYYKVPSTDWGVVIVSPTQTVYDQLNHHIRMLLLYTSVPFLILTLIVVRVARKLASPFAMLADLVNQVDKGQVDLPVMKPHWNREADLLTRAVVGALANFRKQTNQLVYDARTDVLTGMNNRRTFEEVIQEWIQDEVPFSIIVLDIDRFKSINDTFGHHAGDEVLKHIANIIQLSVRPEDVCARFGGEEFVVLLRNSESNVAFEIAERIRITVEESILPIDRSVTISAGIAEYPKHSTTSTELFHLADNALYQAKEDGRNRTVTIQTVIK
- a CDS encoding winged helix-turn-helix transcriptional regulator, producing the protein MKKDATKLCPAPYGCSVEVTLSVIGGKWKGAILYHLFSGPLRFNEIRKLFPEITQRMLTLQLRELESSGIVHREIYPQIPPKVEYSLTPFGETLRPIIFSMRDWGETYTNEVLARSSQEV
- a CDS encoding Gfo/Idh/MocA family protein, with the translated sequence MKTTHLCFIGAGLHASTNIYPSVVEAGAQIQAIATRSMERSEAALLRFGSNGKAYDNAGLMLQQETCDGVVVVAQPVDQTALVLECIRAGKNVYVDKPLGWNAAEAAAVAEAAEQGGVVVMVGFMKRYAPVYMKLKELIDSGSLGKVRSFQMKFAVDSTPFCKDEEQFMKLAAIHMVDLMRYLFGEVIQVTGTTVKDGEHINQSISLVFENNVVGSAYFTGMSAWSRESESVLVTFDNGFASAEDINTLTVHQSRRSTSLPWKSLEEQDTVYTPSGSPMSGASRDLYLRGFVGEMVHFIACCQNQTVPHSSAKDNIATMALCDSILSSLK
- a CDS encoding sn-glycerol-1-phosphate dehydrogenase, translated to MNMNERIAAWNEEAQQCACGHQHRVVDMLIHLEAGAIQRLPGYLSEQGYRQVTVVYDRHTFQAAGSDVLSSVREAGIHVDEIALPENRAGDIIADEAAIVQVMLGVKLESQAVIAVGSGTIHDLVRFVCSKMNKPFLSIPTAASVDGFTSAGAPLIVSGVKQTFQAVPPEAIFADLDILEQAPQVMTAAGFGDMLGKYTSLADWIVSRELGGEPFCPVAYRMTEEALNTCIDHVQAIAEGRAEGVAVLMDALIVSGISMLIIDHSRPASGGEHHLSHILEMDLMQAGERPVLHGAKVGVACALLTVKYKELAQTSGEPVFGIYDQLPEASQLIAWLEQVGGPVTTEQLGVTPEMVEHAFNTAHTLRPRYTGLRYINEVLNTRLG
- a CDS encoding helix-turn-helix domain-containing protein, with translation MPNQPEQHSIQAWSLINRKYLGKGVRVKRFRKPTRCQIRNRVLLAVLMANDIKLSQLAEDLSISSRSVSAWVYEGRIPGSTNLDKTCQLLGYPRHILFNEEVVRNSPVICQPESSRFMKRTVTRSPVSNRILTGLCMVHDLSVTDVSHWIGVHPGTFRKWLHQGTLPSAAFQEQAEQFFRIPKTILFADVILKDRRNN
- a CDS encoding Dabb family protein codes for the protein MIKHIVLFKMKDRSAESIEAAAQVLRNLEGKIDVLVSLEIGIDVLRSERSFDISLTAEFASLEDLQAYQVHPLHQEVIKYMNEVREQSIAVDYEI
- a CDS encoding DUF86 domain-containing protein; its protein translation is MYYVNREQIARRLAAVPEVAEGLRGAAEAWDGSLMLGMVQERCLHLAIEIVTDVGSYLIDGFIMRDASSYDDIIQINYEEKVFDNPTYEILRQLVTLRKPLVQDYYTWERSGLHPLSVELPSILEHFTTQVSAYVEKELGPFNTAQAEGQRKE
- a CDS encoding DUF4261 domain-containing protein, giving the protein MTNESKEFNEANTESKETNESPSGFHPVYMVELLFRERPEVNRLRLQEAMIRHTGQVRLDVKQESGGQKHEMLVFYHLDHKVSFQEGDIPAQTCMLPVNEIADRARFGGALQQAWHWPEVGQVVEASQYSIRIHDMFTAAMPRKQRLELFQKTVLAIMESMTCDALYWYGSDKLVEPEAYTQAQEREEHLYAAMNVRMYQAGGTEEQRGLVMDTVGLSALGVPDVQCHFVGLDPDTVAQTLLGAAYYIFDQGDVLQDGQTLGSSGGRRWRCEHQAALIAPGRYVIDLDPGDEHAAADLEPARQN
- a CDS encoding YtxH domain-containing protein codes for the protein MKDSNKSLLWGALIGSVVGSVTALLLAPKSGRELRQDITEGARQVSEKGQELAGIVGEQSSQIVSKVKETADVVIQDIQSWRNCAEGKEIRISAAIVDNEIDKAADEPGIDIVAKLPADESKDDN